From Mytilus galloprovincialis chromosome 9, xbMytGall1.hap1.1, whole genome shotgun sequence, the proteins below share one genomic window:
- the LOC143044761 gene encoding FMRFamide receptor-like: MGVHEINFALNLSYNNGEYLQDSCNTSVCWDAIYLQYVFNGILLPILAVVGILGNALTMVVLWRREMHSSTIILMRGLVVTDTGIIIVACVAMTPYTLAFYHPELRYFKNVIYPNIYMPCTFLVMSIQQCNVWITVATSVERYVSICHPFKASKWISKKKTKISLAIITIVSIIYNIPRCLAFKTKTPCVEGQSSGECFVLMTTEFGGSNFYHFYQLYLYTFLIYVIPLCSLLVLNLLIINELMRMRRRRAGLNIQEDNEANLSLVLVLIVVVFLLCQTPGLLAQFDTLFDPTVMIKYLAVSNFLFVTNSSVNFLIYTAVGRKFRKNLMKFFSRVFRGSSFSEISRSSQSRRGTVGGYELNNTTYTAVSEETQIENLEKMRLKD, from the coding sequence ATGGGAGTCCATGAGATAAACTTTGCATTGAATTTGTCATATAACAACGGTGAATATTTACAAGATTCATGTAACACTTCCGTTTGTTGGGACGCCATATATCTTCAGTATGTGTTCAATGGAATATTATTGCCAATCTTAGCAGTGGTAGGCATTTTGGGTAATGCCTTAACAATGGTGGTTCTGTGGCGTCGAGAGATGCATTCATCGACAATAATTTTAATGAGAGGGCTTGTAGTGACAGATACTGGAATAATAATTGTCGCGTGTGTAGCAATGACACCATATACACTTGCGTTCTATCATCCGGAACTTAGGTATTTTAAAAACGTCATTTATCCCAATATTTATATGCCTTGTACATTTCTAGTCATGTCGATTCAACAATGTAACGTGTGGATAACAGTAGCAACATCCGTAGAACGGTATGTTTCGATTTGTCATCCGTTCAAAGCATCAAAGTggatttcaaaaaagaaaacgaAAATATCATTAGCCATCATAACAATTGTCTCGATTATTTATAACATTCCACGCTGTTTagcttttaaaacaaaaactccATGTGTGGAGGGTCAGTCAAGTGGGGAGTGTTTTGTTCTCATGACAACTGAATTTGGTGGCAGTAATTTTTATCACTTTTACCAActatatctgtatacttttctTATATATGTGATACCTCTGTGTTCACTTCTTGTCTTGAATCTGTTGATAATTAATGAACTTATGCGTATGCGCAGACGTCGTGCTGGTTTGAATATACAGGAAGACAATGAAGCGAACCTTAGCCTAGTTCTTGTAttaattgttgttgtttttctgcTTTGTCAGACGCCTGGCTTGTTAGCACAATTTGATACTTTATTTGATCCAACTGTGATGATTAAATATTTAGCTGTGAGTAACTTTCTTTTCGTTACAAATTCGTCTGTGAACTTTTTGATCTACACTGCCGTTGGTCGAAAATTCCGAAAGAACCTTATGAAATTTTTCTCAAGAGTGTTTCGTGGATCTTCGTTCTCCGAAATTTCCCGATCTTCTCAATCAAGACGAGGCACTGTCGGTGGGTATGAACTGAACAATACAACTTACACAGCCGTTTCAGAAGAAACACaaattgaaaatttagaaaagatGCGTCTGAAGGATTAA